Proteins encoded in a region of the Mucispirillum schaedleri ASF457 genome:
- the carB gene encoding carbamoyl-phosphate synthase large subunit, translating into MPKREDIKKVLIIGSGPIVIGQACEFDYSGTQACKALKELGYEVVLVNSNPATIMTDPDTADITYIEPLNVKRLEAIIEKERPDSLLPSLGGQTGLNLTMELSKAGILDKYNLEVIGINLEAIERGEDRIIFKETMEKIGVDMPKSIPAYTVEEAEKIANDLGYPVVVRPAYTLGGTGGGLVYNATELRKIASNGIAASMINQVLIEESVAGWEELELEIVRDSKGQIITVCFIENIDPMGVHTGDSFCAAPMLTISEDVQNRLQKHAWDIAHNVGVTGGTNVQFAHDPKTDRIVIIEINPRTSRSSALASKATGFPIAYISAKLAAGLTLDEIPHYKFGTLDKYKPNGDYIVIKFARWAFEKFPQEEDVLGTQMKAVGEVMSIGSTYKEAFLKAIRSLENGRFGLGNLKEYKSKSLDELRSLLYCPSSQRQWIMYEAMKKGMTIDELHNITKIKHYFLEEMQAIVDMENTISSYTIVSLPDNVLYKAKQYGFSDKYIADLLKTKEKTVRERRHDMGIRPVFLPIGVSGVPKDEKTGFSSACYYYSTYNREDTSSTAQVSNDKKKVMVLGSGPNRIGQGIEFDYCSVHAAFAMKEAGYETIIVNCNPETVSTDYDTSDRLYFEPLTVEDVIEIYNYEKPEGAIVQFGGQTPLNIAKKLESAGVNMLGTKPEVIASVEDRELFARLMDKLNIKMPEADTVSDIANVESVAAKIGYPVIIRPSYVLGGRGMAIINNESELKEYLAQDIEVSSSKPLLIDRFLNNALECEADALCDGKEAFVPAVMEHIELAGVHSGDSACVIPPVRLTEKQQETIKSYMEKIAVELGVIGLINVQFAVENNVIYVLEANPRASRTVPIVSKVSGIPMAKIATLLMEGRSLASFNLKTPEFDFYAVKQAVLPFNKFPNTDPVLGPEMKSTGEVMGIADTFDYAYYKAEESAGLYMPLKGTVLLSCDKKDDKLLETAKILEETGFKIVATKGTHTFLQENNVKSEFIFKESEGRPNITDLIINGELNLIIDTPGNKSLKSDGALIRKSAVKYGIPYVTTIDAAIAAASGIKAAQKAVSRLRSLQEINKRG; encoded by the coding sequence ATGCCTAAAAGGGAAGATATTAAAAAAGTATTAATTATTGGTTCAGGTCCTATTGTAATAGGTCAGGCCTGCGAGTTTGATTATTCTGGTACTCAGGCTTGTAAAGCATTAAAAGAACTTGGTTATGAAGTAGTGCTTGTAAATTCAAACCCTGCTACTATTATGACAGACCCAGATACAGCAGATATTACATATATAGAGCCTTTAAATGTAAAAAGACTTGAAGCTATTATTGAAAAAGAAAGGCCAGATTCTCTTCTTCCAAGCCTTGGCGGGCAGACAGGCTTAAACTTAACAATGGAGCTTTCTAAAGCCGGTATTTTAGATAAGTATAATTTGGAAGTTATTGGTATTAACCTTGAAGCAATAGAACGAGGTGAAGATAGGATTATTTTTAAGGAAACTATGGAAAAAATTGGTGTTGATATGCCTAAAAGTATTCCTGCATATACTGTTGAAGAAGCAGAAAAAATTGCAAATGATTTAGGATATCCTGTTGTTGTCCGCCCAGCTTATACTCTTGGCGGAACAGGTGGCGGGTTAGTATATAATGCCACAGAGTTAAGAAAAATTGCATCTAACGGTATTGCAGCTTCTATGATTAATCAAGTATTAATAGAAGAAAGTGTTGCAGGCTGGGAAGAGCTGGAGCTTGAAATTGTAAGAGACAGCAAAGGGCAGATAATTACAGTATGTTTTATTGAAAATATAGACCCAATGGGTGTGCATACTGGAGACAGCTTTTGTGCAGCACCTATGCTTACAATCAGTGAAGATGTGCAAAACCGTCTGCAAAAACATGCATGGGATATTGCCCATAATGTAGGTGTTACTGGCGGAACAAATGTGCAGTTTGCTCATGATCCAAAAACAGACAGGATAGTTATTATTGAAATAAATCCAAGAACTTCCCGTTCTTCAGCTCTTGCATCTAAAGCAACAGGGTTTCCTATTGCATATATTTCAGCAAAACTTGCAGCAGGACTTACGCTTGATGAAATACCACACTACAAATTTGGCACACTTGATAAATATAAACCTAATGGTGACTATATTGTTATAAAATTTGCTCGCTGGGCATTTGAAAAATTTCCACAGGAAGAAGATGTGCTTGGCACTCAAATGAAAGCAGTTGGCGAAGTAATGAGTATAGGCTCTACTTATAAAGAAGCATTTTTAAAAGCTATCCGTTCTCTTGAAAATGGCAGGTTTGGTTTAGGCAACTTAAAAGAATATAAAAGCAAGAGTTTAGATGAATTAAGAAGCCTTTTATACTGTCCATCAAGCCAAAGGCAGTGGATAATGTATGAAGCTATGAAAAAAGGCATGACAATAGATGAGCTTCACAATATTACAAAAATCAAGCACTATTTCCTTGAAGAAATGCAGGCAATTGTTGATATGGAAAATACAATTTCATCTTATACTATTGTTTCTCTACCTGATAATGTATTATACAAAGCTAAACAATACGGCTTTTCAGATAAATATATTGCAGACCTGTTAAAAACTAAAGAAAAAACAGTTAGAGAACGCCGTCATGATATGGGTATAAGACCTGTATTTTTACCTATTGGTGTATCAGGTGTTCCAAAAGATGAAAAAACTGGTTTTTCAAGTGCATGTTATTATTATTCTACATATAATAGAGAAGATACATCATCAACTGCACAAGTATCAAATGATAAAAAGAAAGTTATGGTGCTTGGAAGCGGTCCAAACAGAATTGGTCAGGGTATTGAGTTTGATTACTGTTCTGTTCATGCTGCATTTGCTATGAAAGAAGCAGGGTATGAAACTATTATTGTTAACTGTAATCCGGAAACAGTATCAACTGATTATGATACATCAGACAGGCTTTATTTTGAGCCATTAACAGTGGAAGATGTTATAGAAATATATAACTATGAGAAACCAGAAGGTGCCATTGTTCAGTTTGGTGGTCAGACTCCATTAAATATTGCTAAAAAACTTGAATCAGCAGGTGTTAATATGCTTGGCACTAAACCAGAAGTAATTGCATCTGTTGAAGACAGGGAACTTTTTGCAAGACTTATGGATAAATTAAATATTAAAATGCCTGAGGCTGACACTGTATCTGATATTGCTAATGTTGAAAGTGTTGCTGCAAAAATAGGCTATCCTGTAATTATTCGCCCATCTTATGTGCTTGGCGGCAGGGGTATGGCTATAATCAATAATGAAAGTGAATTAAAAGAATATTTAGCTCAGGATATAGAAGTAAGCAGCAGTAAGCCACTTCTTATAGACAGATTTTTAAACAATGCTCTTGAATGTGAAGCAGATGCACTTTGTGACGGTAAAGAAGCATTTGTGCCTGCTGTTATGGAACATATAGAACTAGCAGGTGTTCACTCTGGTGATTCTGCATGTGTTATTCCACCAGTCCGTTTAACAGAGAAACAGCAGGAAACAATAAAAAGTTATATGGAAAAAATAGCTGTAGAACTTGGAGTTATAGGCTTAATCAATGTGCAGTTTGCTGTTGAAAATAATGTTATATATGTGCTAGAAGCAAACCCTAGGGCATCAAGAACTGTGCCTATTGTTTCAAAAGTATCTGGCATTCCAATGGCTAAAATTGCAACATTATTAATGGAAGGCAGAAGCCTTGCATCTTTTAACCTTAAAACACCAGAATTTGATTTTTATGCAGTAAAACAAGCTGTTCTTCCATTTAATAAATTCCCTAATACAGACCCAGTTTTAGGACCTGAAATGAAATCAACTGGTGAAGTTATGGGGATTGCAGATACTTTTGATTATGCTTATTATAAAGCAGAAGAATCAGCAGGGCTTTATATGCCTTTAAAAGGAACAGTTCTGCTTTCATGTGATAAAAAAGATGATAAACTTTTAGAAACTGCTAAAATTTTAGAAGAAACAGGGTTTAAAATTGTAGCTACAAAAGGCACTCATACATTTTTACAGGAAAATAATGTTAAATCAGAATTTATATTTAAGGAAAGCGAAGGCAGGCCAAATATTACAGATTTAATTATAAATGGTGAGCTTAATTTAATTATTGATACTCCGGGAAACAAATCATTAAAAAGTGATGGTGCATTAATTAGAAAAAGTGCTGTAAAATATGGTATCCCTTATGTTACAACAATAGATGCTGCGATTGCAGCTGCAAGCGGTATAAAAGCAGCGCAAAAAGCTGTAAGCAGATTAAGGAGCCTGCAGGAAATCAATAAAAGAGGATAA
- a CDS encoding YeiH family protein, which produces MQKLLSYKTFWFAAALILSITTDFPAIGLIIGIAIALVFGNPLKNITGKISKNLLQISVILLGFGMQIGVILKVGFASIGITFTSIAITMIAGLLLGRFFHIERNLSILLTSGTAICGGSAIAAMSPAINATQGQTAVAMAVVFLLNALGLIIFPPLGHLLGMDEASFGLWAAISIHDTSSVVGAAAQYGAVAAGIAVTVKLTRALWIFPLAFGAARFNKSETKPPFQWFLAGFLLAGLITTLFPAGNDMWHSLSTAGRHLMTGTLFLVGAGLTMEELRKVGVRSLLVSVILWIIITIVSLAAISTGIWYISPDILK; this is translated from the coding sequence ATGCAAAAACTATTATCATATAAGACATTTTGGTTTGCAGCTGCATTAATATTATCTATAACAACAGATTTTCCAGCTATTGGACTTATAATAGGTATTGCAATAGCACTTGTTTTTGGCAATCCTTTGAAGAATATTACAGGTAAAATATCTAAAAATCTGCTGCAGATTTCTGTTATACTGCTTGGCTTTGGTATGCAGATAGGTGTTATTTTAAAAGTAGGCTTTGCTTCAATAGGTATAACTTTTACAAGTATTGCCATAACAATGATTGCAGGGCTTTTGCTTGGCAGATTTTTTCATATTGAGAGAAATTTATCTATATTATTAACAAGCGGCACAGCCATATGCGGCGGCAGTGCTATTGCAGCTATGTCTCCTGCAATAAATGCAACTCAAGGGCAGACAGCAGTTGCAATGGCTGTTGTGTTTTTATTAAATGCTCTGGGGCTTATAATATTTCCACCACTTGGTCATCTTTTAGGTATGGATGAAGCTTCTTTTGGATTATGGGCAGCTATATCTATTCATGATACATCAAGTGTGGTAGGTGCTGCTGCTCAGTATGGTGCAGTTGCTGCAGGTATTGCTGTTACTGTTAAATTAACCAGAGCTTTATGGATATTTCCACTGGCTTTTGGTGCAGCAAGATTTAATAAATCAGAAACTAAGCCGCCTTTTCAATGGTTTTTAGCAGGCTTTTTACTTGCAGGACTTATTACTACTCTTTTTCCTGCTGGCAATGATATGTGGCATTCTTTATCAACTGCAGGCAGGCACTTAATGACTGGCACTTTATTTTTAGTTGGTGCAGGTCTTACTATGGAAGAATTAAGAAAAGTAGGAGTTCGCTCTCTGCTTGTATCTGTTATTTTGTGGATAATTATTACGATAGTTTCTCTTGCAGCAATTTCTACGGGTATATGGTATATTTCCCCTGATATATTAAAATAG
- a CDS encoding ZIP family metal transporter — MSDTLNPLLLAFMAGLFTWVMTSAGAALVFLFKEINKNILNIMLGFAAGVMVAASFWSLLLPATEIAKEENMVEWMPVIIGFAAGGAFLILMDKVLPHLHPNSKDGSPEGMPSNLRKSILLVFAITLHNIPEGFAVGVAFGAMANEGVTFAAAIVVALGIGIQNLPEGAAVSIPLRKEGYSRRKSFMIGQLSGAVEPVAALLGAYFAMNMAYLLPYTLSFAAGAMIYVVVEELIPESQSEEHSHGATIGSMSGFLLMTFLDIALG; from the coding sequence ATGAGTGATACATTAAATCCTTTATTATTAGCTTTTATGGCAGGACTTTTTACATGGGTTATGACTTCAGCTGGTGCTGCATTAGTATTTTTATTCAAAGAAATAAATAAAAATATATTAAACATTATGCTTGGCTTTGCAGCAGGTGTGATGGTTGCAGCATCATTTTGGTCATTATTACTTCCTGCAACAGAAATTGCAAAAGAAGAGAATATGGTTGAATGGATGCCTGTAATTATTGGTTTTGCAGCAGGTGGTGCATTTCTTATACTTATGGATAAAGTGCTGCCACATTTACACCCTAATTCAAAAGATGGCAGTCCTGAGGGTATGCCTTCTAATTTAAGAAAAAGTATACTGCTGGTTTTTGCAATTACTCTGCATAATATTCCAGAAGGGTTTGCAGTTGGTGTTGCCTTTGGTGCTATGGCAAATGAAGGGGTAACATTTGCTGCTGCAATAGTTGTTGCATTAGGTATAGGTATTCAAAATCTTCCAGAAGGTGCAGCTGTTTCAATACCTTTAAGAAAAGAAGGATATTCCCGCAGAAAAAGTTTTATGATAGGTCAGCTTTCAGGTGCAGTTGAGCCTGTTGCTGCTTTATTAGGTGCTTATTTTGCTATGAATATGGCATATCTTCTGCCTTATACATTATCATTTGCAGCAGGTGCAATGATATATGTTGTTGTGGAAGAACTTATACCAGAATCACAATCAGAAGAACATTCTCATGGAGCAACAATTGGCTCTATGTCTGGTTTTTTACTTATGACATTTTTAGATATTGCATTAGGGTAA
- a CDS encoding DMT family transporter — MNKELTGHLIAFGTVFIWGITFVSTKILLTSFTPAEILFIRFSLGFAALFIIYPKFAPVYNIKNELLFILAGLFGIFLYLILENTALSYTLASNVGLLVSISPFISALLAYLFLKDEKLKPFFFLGIVLALCGTAMIIFNETIVLELNPIGDILALFAAASWAVYSLFVKKISFLNIHPIQSTRKIFFYGLLFTLPYLLWTGIKADMKAFIIPSNILNLMFLGFGASALCFVTWSQAVRILGTVKTSIYIYFIPVMTVISSIIILDEKLTLYSFAGIILIILGLIISDKK, encoded by the coding sequence ATGAATAAAGAACTAACCGGACATTTAATCGCATTTGGAACTGTATTTATATGGGGCATAACTTTTGTATCTACAAAAATACTGCTTACATCTTTCACTCCTGCAGAAATTCTTTTTATAAGATTTTCACTTGGGTTTGCAGCACTGTTTATTATATATCCAAAATTTGCTCCAGTCTATAATATTAAAAATGAGCTGCTTTTTATTCTTGCAGGACTTTTTGGCATATTTTTATATCTTATTCTTGAAAATACTGCTCTTTCATATACTCTTGCATCTAATGTTGGTTTATTAGTATCTATTTCCCCGTTTATTTCTGCTTTATTGGCATATCTTTTTTTAAAAGATGAAAAATTAAAACCTTTCTTTTTCCTAGGTATAGTTTTAGCTTTATGCGGGACAGCTATGATTATATTTAATGAAACTATTGTGCTGGAACTTAATCCAATAGGTGATATTTTGGCACTATTTGCAGCTGCTTCCTGGGCAGTTTATTCTCTTTTTGTAAAAAAAATAAGTTTTTTAAATATTCATCCAATACAGTCTACAAGAAAAATTTTTTTTTATGGTCTGCTTTTTACCCTTCCATATCTATTATGGACAGGAATAAAAGCAGATATGAAAGCATTTATAATACCCAGCAATATTTTAAACCTTATGTTTTTAGGCTTTGGGGCATCTGCATTATGTTTTGTAACATGGTCTCAGGCAGTCAGAATTCTAGGAACAGTCAAAACAAGTATTTATATTTATTTCATACCTGTTATGACTGTTATATCTTCAATTATCATATTAGATGAAAAATTAACACTATACTCTTTTGCTGGTATAATACTTATTATTTTAGGGCTTATTATATCAGATAAAAAATAA
- a CDS encoding IS30 family transposase, which produces MEFLNSDLSVRKEYSAYYSLNIRQGLMSKTGRKLQYNIEYGLLDYIQSKLDEKYSPDVISGELRHQCISTISTQTIYNYISLGLLESIEYRKYTKQCKSNPRTAYNNTRGRSIDERPFELKERLYGNWEMDTVVGKQGSKSALLVLTERVSRFEIIIKLRNKTQKSIIAALDKLERKYKDKFSLIFKSITVDNGVEFLDMAGLEKSVYDKVSKRTTIYYAHPYCSWERGSNENNNKLIRKFIKKKTDIKNFSAAYIKKIQDWMNNYPRKLFNYKSANDIFYENLNNCLKCCNRF; this is translated from the coding sequence GTGGAATTTCTCAACAGTGACTTGAGTGTAAGGAAAGAATATAGTGCATACTATTCTCTAAATATAAGGCAAGGTTTAATGAGTAAAACAGGTAGGAAATTACAATATAACATTGAATATGGCTTATTAGACTATATACAGAGTAAGTTAGATGAGAAGTATTCCCCAGATGTTATATCTGGAGAGTTAAGGCATCAGTGTATATCAACAATAAGTACCCAAACAATATATAACTATATATCATTAGGACTATTAGAAAGTATAGAATATAGAAAATATACTAAACAATGTAAAAGTAATCCACGAACAGCCTATAATAATACACGCGGCAGAAGTATAGACGAACGACCATTTGAACTGAAAGAGCGACTATATGGCAATTGGGAGATGGATACAGTGGTGGGCAAACAAGGCAGTAAATCAGCCTTACTGGTGCTTACAGAACGAGTATCACGGTTTGAAATAATAATCAAATTAAGAAATAAAACACAGAAAAGTATAATAGCAGCATTAGATAAGTTAGAAAGAAAGTATAAAGATAAATTCAGCTTAATATTTAAGAGCATAACAGTAGATAATGGTGTAGAATTTTTAGATATGGCAGGTTTAGAAAAATCAGTGTATGATAAAGTATCTAAACGAACAACTATTTATTATGCTCACCCTTATTGCTCTTGGGAGAGGGGAAGTAATGAGAATAATAATAAACTTATAAGGAAATTTATTAAAAAGAAAACTGATATTAAAAACTTTTCAGCTGCTTATATTAAAAAAATACAAGACTGGATGAATAATTATCCTAGAAAATTATTTAATTATAAATCGGCTAATGATATATTTTATGAGAACTTAAACAACTGCTTAAAATGTTGCAATCGTTTTTAG